The genomic DNA TTGAGCTTGGGTATGAATCCATCCAAGTGGCTCAAGGCCCTTCAAAAGAGGCTCAGAACCACCAGTGGAAGGAAGCTTAAGAGGCAGCTGTACCGAGTTGGCATTACCGACTTGAGGGACAAGAGCAATGACCCGGATTTCCTTGATTTGTGGGTTATCTGGAGGAGACACGCCGTATAAGAAACCGCCGACTTGAGCACGAAGATCGGAAATTTGGGTAAACTTTTTCAGAATATTCTTGGGCAGAATATAAGTATAATTCTGAGAATCATCACGAATATCTTCTGATGAAACATAGATATGCTTTGTTCGGAgattgatgctggtgcttgCAATAGCACGATTACGCCAGTCTGTCTTGGATGAGAAGCTTTCCTGTTCATAATTACTGGTAGTGACAACCACCATCTCGTCTCCATGCACATTTTGAGTCTTGGTTTTAAGAGCAGTAAGTTGAGATTGTTGGTCTTGACGTTGCTGGTCGATATCGGCCATTTCTTGACGTTTCAATGAAGGAGCTTTGATTTCCTGACCGAGAATCAGGTCTCGAATTTCGTGTTGAGTCAATGAAGCAACATTGACGTTATTCTTCTTTCCGTAGTCGTTGAGAATAAGATCGCTGAGTTGGTTTTCGACATTAATCCACTGCTCAGTTGTAAACGATGGCCACAGATGATGTTCTTCCGTAAGAACGCTTCTATCCGGTCGAAGAATGAGTTTAGCCTTTTCTTGGTTAACGTGAAGTGCTCTGAGAATAAGAATCAGTCTTGAAAAGGCTGTTCCTGGCTCGGTCTTGTTGTCTATCAGCCAATCGTCGTACAGATTGTACAACAACATCTTAGGCTCTGTGGCCTTGAGAATGGTGTCTGCCAGCTTTTCAATCTTCATTGCATCTTGGAAAGGAAGTTGGAGTTCCGATGGACGAATAGAGATATTAGGAAAGTCGAGCATGTGAACCTCTAAAGGATCAAGCATACCCTTTCTCGTAACAATCAGTTGCTTAGGCTGCTCTTCCTTGGGAAGAGACCGAATAAGAGCAGCAACCTCTTCAGCAGTCTTCCACTTGGCAAGTTGACCAAGACGTTTCTGACCTGCCCAAACTGAAGTGTGAATTACCTTTAAGAACAATTGACCTGGAAATGTTAGTAAAACGATCTAAAAATGCGTTACTTCATGGAATATCTTTACTTACCAGTTCGTGggttgaaaataaaaatggcaCCATTAATAGGCTTGGTGGTGAGATTACCCTCAAATGTCTTGTGAACAGTAACACGATAGACGTTACTGTCGTCGATAAAGAATTGGACGTCTTTGCCAAACAGTTCCGAGTAGTTATTGGAATTGAGGAATGCCTCTTGTGGTTGTGATTGATACAGCTGCAATCCCTTTCTGATACGCTCACGAAGAACGAAAAGAGCTGGATTGGCCTTCATAATCTTCGACATGGCCTGTTGCATCAAAGGCTTGAGACCTGGGAACCAATTACCATAAGCATCATACATATTATAAGCGAGATCCACACCAATCATAGCACCAGTTGGAGAAGGGTAGATACTAATACCATCCGAGGTATAATCAAGGAACTTGGCACGGGTATATCTCGAAATGTCGTGCGAATCATAGTCTCCATATCTCAATTGGATATCCAGCCAGAATTTATTAGCGGTAGCAAAGTCCATGACATCCTTACTATCATTAAGAAGCGAGGGACCACTGACACTCCACTTATAAGTACTATGAAGAACAATGTCTGCAGCAGAAGAGTTCATTTTGTACGACTTTCTGGGGTGAATAGACTCCTTGTTAACATTCTCAATCTGAAGAGTGTCCATTTCAGCATCTAGAACATGGCAGATGTCAAAGATAATACTCTCGTGGATCTTTTGCCACAAATGTGCTCTGAAGATTTGAATAAGCGAGATCTTCAGAGTGGGAATCTTTCCGTGTAAGAAAATACCAGTCAAATCCAATTGCACAAGGAAACCAACATATACATTAGCACGATTGATAGTGGGCGACCACCATAATGTGAATCTACGATTGGGGATTTGATTAAGACCAGACCTTTGGGCGTTGGTCAGTTTCTTGAATTTCATACTATCTTCGAAGCCAGATGCCTTTTCCCAGAACAAACCTTCCCAGTTGTCGAAACCAGTTCCCTTAAATAACGTATGCTCAAGAATTGTTTCAATACCACCCAATGCCTGAATGACATCGGTTCGATAAGCATTCAAATTCCACAATTTACCATCGTGTCTTTGACTTGTCCACCAGAAAGGATTGACTTTCGCTAGTGAATATTGTCTAAACTGAGTACGAATACGGTGTCCTTTGTCATATGCCAGAGTGTGTCTATCCTTCTGGAAAAGAGTATTGATACGAGGTAGACCTCTGTCCCAACGATCTTCTAAATCTTCCAGAGTCAGACGCCGGTTTTGTTGACTAGCTTCTTGTCGTTTCATGGCATACTCTGCCCAAACATTTTGTGAATCAATAAATTCAGATTCCCACGAGGCGATATAACGGAAAATATTAGGAATCAGCTGATCGTCTTGGTGGGTCATACCTGATCTGAAGTGAGTTATACCAGTATCCGTCTGTTTTGACCATCTGAGATCCGATGTCGGAATGAGGATATGACTTGCGCTGAGCATACCCAGACCACCCAGCTCCTTCGGTGTATAGAAGACAGCAGGTGGGAATCTCGAAGGCATCTTTGAATTCAAGCCAATCTTAACTCTTGTCTGGATCTTTGTTTCACATTTAACCAGCGTATCGAGGAGGTTTTCACTagcaactgctgcttcacGGTAATAAGTAAAGAGCGAAATAAGGGCAGTATTCCACTTGTTGGCAATTTTTGTGAATGTTGTGGAACCAGATGACATGAGAATCTGTCTAATACGGTTGTTGAATTTAGCGATATCTTCGTCCGTAACTCGCAAGAAAGCATATGCAGTACGTTCCTTTGTCTCTTCGTTTGTCAAATTCCACACACTATCACGGATCTGGatatcattttcaacaCGAGACTTTGGCAGAATTCGGACTTCGAAACCAACCATCGAAAATAAAAGGTTGGGATTATCGCGACTATAAACAGACGCAAAAGTATCTTCCCATTCAAAAGTTGTGAGAGATCGAGGAAGACGGTTCTTCATTTCCCAAAACACAGCTCTGCCAAGATTAACATCGTGCCTCATTAATCTCATTCTCGAATCACGAGGCCAGCatttcttgttgttgtatcCGACAACATTTTCAAAGTTAGGATCGGGATTCTCTGTCAAGAACCGTTGAATCAAGTCACGAGCTTCGGTTGCCCGGAATCTGAAAAGAATATGCACTTTATCCACGTAACGAATGTACAAACGAATAGGATGGTTGACTTCGGTCTCTTCATCTTTAAATTGTAGGAAATCATTAGGCTGTTGTGGTGGACCTGCCAACTCGCTTGCACGAGGCAACccaagcagcagcaaatcGAGCACTAAGCCGTAGTATTGCATAACAAACGATGAAAACTGTAAACCACGAATCAAACCATATTGATTGACATGAGTCATGTCCTTGTATGACAAAGCGACATTGTTCTTGGCCGTGATATAATCAGCGATATTGGAGTCGACAATTAGTCTCAGCAGTCTGTTGAGAAGCGTGAAATCTATCTTCTCTGCCATTTTACTGAGAGTTGTTTGAAGCATGACGTTACATTGACCCTCAGAAACATCCCAGACATCCTGTAGGTTATTAATACCTTGACACCACTTATACACAAGCAGAGGAGGAACTTCTGAATCACTTGGTTTAATCCAGTTGGGGAACAGGTGTCGTTTATCAGCCTCGTACCAGAGATATTGATCAAGGTATGCATCAGTAATCTTTTCCAGTGGATCAATCTCGTAAACAGGAAGAATATGACTATAGTAGTCCATCATATCTAAACCAACTTCCTTAAACACTCGTTGAGTCAACAAAAACCGTTTGATTCGAGATAGACACTCGTGGGGATTATCATAAGCCTGTTCAATCAATGCTAATTCTTCACGCTGGCTCTGGTTTAATCTGTTCTTAACGGAGTAGGATTCTTTCAGGCCCTCGAGAGCTAGTACCAGCAATTTAGTATCATGCTTATAACTCAGGGGAGGAAATGGAATAGGCGAAAACTTGCGGCTCTCCAGCCAGTGAACCATGGTAGAGAAAATGGCCACAGCATCTTCAGGAGCTACATAAGGACCATCCTTTGAAAAGTTGTGTTGACGCTCTTGTTCTGACTTTAGCCATAAACGAGTCAGTCTGCCCAAATTCTTCTTAGCAACAGTTTTTTCAACAGTTGTGCCTCGCTTGATTCGTTCTCGATTATAGTGAGCCACTGAGATCCAACCATCTGCCTTTGCCTTGACATAACGAAGAATAATGTTTTCAATTGGAGCAGGCAGACCAGGTACTTTCCATGGAATATTAGCTTTCCAACACCTCCATGCTTCACTAAGATGCTGAATAATTGTCTTTGCTTTATTCTGTTTAATTCCCTCGGGAATCATATCCAAGATATCATTGAGCACAGAAGCACGTAGTTCCAGGTCGTAATAAGACTCGACTCTTTGTTTTGTAATTGTCTTAGCAACTGCCTTTGAATGACGACCCTCGAATTGACGAGCTAGTAAGTTACCTAGCCATCTTTCTAATAAAGGTATTGTACCTCTCAGGAAGAAGAGCCAAACTCTCCAGGCAGGTTGCCAGAAACCACATCCGGGTCCCTTACCAATGACAGAGTTGAATCGGTAGTAGATGACGTGCTTGAGATCTTTACAAGTACGAATCTGGTGCATCACTTTGTACTTGTATCTGTATATACCGGTCAGCTGGCCCAAATGGTTGAGTGTGTAGTGAAGACCATCTGCCAGCTGGTAGGCATCGACATTACCCAACCGATACTGGACATGAGCATCGACAATCAACTTGACGACCCTGAGGATTTCTCTCATCAAATGGAATGCATTACCAAATCTCGATCGCTTACGCTCTTTGGTAGTTAGAGTTTTGATTGGTTTCAAGTTGAAATTGTAATCCAAATGAAGATATGTTAGACCCTTTCTGTGAATTAGTAGATTGAGCATTGTGAAACCTTGACGACATAGCTGTAATCCGGCTTCAACCCAGTCGATTGTCGTTTGCTGGAAGAACTTTGTGTTCTTCAGACTCTTTAACAGGTACCGTTTTTTCTGGTTGCTGGGAGGTTTCGTCTTGAGTGCGTTCAGAACGTATGTTTTAAGAAGTTTCTGATAGGACACCCTGACTTTAACAGGATTTCCATCTGGAGCATGCTGGACATACCAATTTTTTACTAGAGCTACGTCCTGTGCTCTGACCATTGTACCACTACGTCGGTTGAAAGGGAATGGTGCCCACCATAGAGCAATAGCATGACTGGTATTGTCCGTCGTCAGTGGGACATTCTCCAAAAAGGTTTCAAAATCGTCACCTAGAGTGAATCCAGTCGAACGTTGCTCTCcttccttttcttcctcttcttcctcttcttcctcctcttccagATCGTCGTCAAGAATCAAATCATCTGCTTCTTGTTCATCAATCTCTCGTCTTCTGGCGGTGATAGGATTAATGGCTGGGTCGTAGTAATAAGCAGGAAGATCAGGATCTTCGGTTTTTATATGAACATCCTGTGGGTCGTGGTACCAATCAATCTGCACAGATCGAGGTAATGAGTTGTATAAATGAGGGAATGCAATTTTGTACTCGGTACGAATAGGATTTCGAAAGATGATTCTGTCAATGGCATTGAACTCGCCAAAATCTTCATTGTCTTCATCAACATCCTTATAAAGAGGCTCGAATTTAGGACCACCAGGAATGGCGGTATTCAGGGCTTTGGCGGTGAAAAAAGACTTTTTgtcaaataaatacaagTCGTTTCGAGTTgcaatatcagcaactAATGGACTGGCCAACCGATATAAGTTAGCCATTTGGGGCAGCTCTAAATTCCATTTCTTATACGCCGGACCAGGAACATATTTTGGATCTTCGATCAGTGGACGGTGATCATAGAACCATTCATACACAGGACTATCTTCCTCTTGATCCAATTCCATCTGAATAGCATCGCCAGGTTCAGCTATTTCGATATTCTCACTCCAACTAATAGGAGgttcttcgtcgtcaaacGGAGGAAACCGCATTCGTTTAAAATGACGTCTATCTCGCTTCTCACGTCTCATCATCGTCCACATTGTAGCCCACTGAGCTGTATATACAGGTTCAATGACTCTTGGCACTTCGTTTACAAATGTGATGGCACCAGTGATATGATAAAGAACTTTAACTTCACGAACCTGCTCCCATGGCTGAGGCATATTCTCCATGAGTTTGACGACCGCATGAGGAATGAACTTCAGCGCTCCTAAATAAGATCTCTTATCCGCAGCGACTCTCTTTGTGGACAAATCGCCATGATCTCGAATAATCTTCCGTAGATGTTCAGGAGGCATATCGACTTTTGTAGAGTGAACAAACGTAGCTTTGCCCTGTTTGGCACCatacttttgtttttgaagctgctgccatttgCGCTTTCTCTCCAAAGCCCGCAGTCTTCGCTCCTCTTCTCTCTTTTCTGCTGGAGGTGGACGagaaggaggaggtggtggaggtggaggatGACTTCCATTTGCAGTTCTTCTCTTTCCTCCTGAcggtggaggaggaggtggcGGTGCCAGACCCCCAGTACCAGGTTTTCTCTTTACACCAGCCCCTCCtggcggtggtggaggaggaggcgGTCCGCCATTCGGTCTTTTACCTGCTCCAGGGAACCCAGGAGGAGCGCCAGGGTTTCTTCCACTCATGACTCCTCTGCTACTGCCATGTTAGTATCCTTTCTTCACCAAACAACACCCATCATTCGATAGACTCAAGATCTCTGGCAATCCCGACGCCCGgctcgagcgaagcgagagaggcagcggggtctgaggcggagccccagctgccagaggcacacccactcacaccaccagaaccacttACCGATCCGCTGATTTCCTGTTTGAAAGTTGCTAACCCGAACTCCAGACCTCAGTCAGTGATTGTTTCACGGCTTGTTTCCGACGCAAAATGCAATTGGATTCGCAAAAAGTTCCAATTGGTCTACTCGTTGGTATCACAGACTCGTCCGCTCAATCGCTAGTGTGGAATTAAAACGCTTGGCCGTCCAGATCTGATTTCTAGCGATGTTCGTCGCTCGCTCGTTCGCTCTCGTGCACCGTTCATCTGCTGCGATCCTGAAATCTCGTGAAATATAATCCTGGGCAAGGGCAAACACGCACGGCTGTGCAGGGGCCGCCA from Sugiyamaella lignohabitans strain CBS 10342 chromosome D, complete sequence includes the following:
- the PRP8 gene encoding U4/U6-U5 snRNP complex component PRP8 (Component of U4/U6-U5 snRNP complex; involved in second catalytic step of splicing; participates in spliceosomal assembly through its interaction with U1 snRNA; largest and most evolutionarily conserved protein of the spliceosome; mutations in its human ortholog, PRPF8, cause Retinitis pigmentosa and missplicing in Myelodysplastic syndrome; GO_component: GO:0046540 - U4/U6 x U5 tri-snRNP complex [Evidence IDA] [PMID 10377396]; GO_component: GO:0046540 - U4/U6 x U5 tri-snRNP complex [Evidence IDA] [PMID 10449419]; GO_component: GO:0046540 - U4/U6 x U5 tri-snRNP complex [Evidence IDA] [PMID 17934474]; GO_component: GO:0005682 - U5 snRNP [Evidence IDA] [PMID 11720284]; GO_component: GO:0005682 - U5 snRNP [Evidence IDA] [PMID 11720285]; GO_component: GO:0005682 - U5 snRNP [Evidence IDA] [PMID 17934474]; GO_component: GO:0005634 - nucleus [Evidence IEA,IEA]; GO_component: GO:0005634 - nucleus [Evidence IDA] [PMID 17934474]; GO_component: GO:0005634 - nucleus [Evidence IDA] [PMID 22842922]; GO_component: GO:0030529 - ribonucleoprotein complex [Evidence IEA]; GO_component: GO:0005681 - spliceosomal complex [Evidence IEA,IEA]; GO_function: GO:0003723 - RNA binding [Evidence IEA,IEA]; GO_function: GO:0030619 - U1 snRNA binding [Evidence IDA] [PMID 23393194]; GO_function: GO:0030620 - U2 snRNA binding [Evidence IDA] [PMID 23393194]; GO_function: GO:0030623 - U5 snRNA binding [Evidence IEA]; GO_function: GO:0030623 - U5 snRNA binding [Evidence IDA] [PMID 23393194]; GO_function: GO:0030623 - U5 snRNA binding [Evidence IDA] [PMID 9848662]; GO_function: GO:0017070 - U6 snRNA binding [Evidence IEA]; GO_function: GO:0017070 - U6 snRNA binding [Evidence IDA] [PMID 23393194]; GO_function: GO:0003729 - mRNA binding [Evidence IDA] [PMID 23222640]; GO_function: GO:0003676 - nucleic acid binding [Evidence IEA]; GO_function: GO:0097157 - pre-mRNA intronic binding [Evidence IDA] [PMID 23393194]; GO_function: GO:0000386 - second spliceosomal transesterification activity [Evidence IMP] [PMID 17626844]; GO_process: GO:0008380 - RNA splicing [Evidence IEA]; GO_process: GO:0000350 - generation of catalytic spliceosome for second transesterification step [Evidence IMP] [PMID 22408182]; GO_process: GO:0000389 - mRNA 3'-splice site recognition [Evidence IMP] [PMID 10628969]; GO_process: GO:0006397 - mRNA processing [Evidence IEA]; GO_process: GO:0000398 - mRNA splicing, via spliceosome [Evidence IEA]; GO_process: GO:0000244 - spliceosomal tri-snRNP complex assembly [Evidence IMP] [PMID 17934474]; GO_process: GO:0000244 - spliceosomal tri-snRNP complex assembly [Evidence IDA] [PMID 23393194]), with product MSGRNPGAPPGFPGAGKRPNGGPPPPPPPPGGAGVKRKPGTGGLAPPPPPPPSGGKRRTANGSHPPPPPPPPSRPPPAEKREEERRLRALERKRKWQQLQKQKYGAKQGKATFVHSTKVDMPPEHLRKIIRDHGDLSTKRVAADKRSYLGALKFIPHAVVKLMENMPQPWEQVREVKVLYHITGAITFVNEVPRVIEPVYTAQWATMWTMMRREKRDRRHFKRMRFPPFDDEEPPISWSENIEIAEPGDAIQMELDQEEDSPVYEWFYDHRPLIEDPKYVPGPAYKKWNLELPQMANLYRLASPLVADIATRNDLYLFDKKSFFTAKALNTAIPGGPKFEPLYKDVDEDNEDFGEFNAIDRIIFRNPIRTEYKIAFPHLYNSLPRSVQIDWYHDPQDVHIKTEDPDLPAYYYDPAINPITARRREIDEQEADDLILDDDLEEEEEEEEEEEKEGEQRSTGFTLGDDFETFLENVPLTTDNTSHAIALWWAPFPFNRRSGTMVRAQDVALVKNWYVQHAPDGNPVKVRVSYQKLLKTYVLNALKTKPPSNQKKRYLLKSLKNTKFFQQTTIDWVEAGLQLCRQGFTMLNLLIHRKGLTYLHLDYNFNLKPIKTLTTKERKRSRFGNAFHLMREILRVVKLIVDAHVQYRLGNVDAYQLADGLHYTLNHLGQLTGIYRYKYKVMHQIRTCKDLKHVIYYRFNSVIGKGPGCGFWQPAWRVWLFFLRGTIPLLERWLGNLLARQFEGRHSKAVAKTITKQRVESYYDLELRASVLNDILDMIPEGIKQNKAKTIIQHLSEAWRCWKANIPWKVPGLPAPIENIILRYVKAKADGWISVAHYNRERIKRGTTVEKTVAKKNLGRLTRLWLKSEQERQHNFSKDGPYVAPEDAVAIFSTMVHWLESRKFSPIPFPPLSYKHDTKLLVLALEGLKESYSVKNRLNQSQREELALIEQAYDNPHECLSRIKRFLLTQRVFKEVGLDMMDYYSHILPVYEIDPLEKITDAYLDQYLWYEADKRHLFPNWIKPSDSEVPPLLVYKWCQGINNLQDVWDVSEGQCNVMLQTTLSKMAEKIDFTLLNRLLRLIVDSNIADYITAKNNVALSYKDMTHVNQYGLIRGLQFSSFVMQYYGLVLDLLLLGLPRASELAGPPQQPNDFLQFKDEETEVNHPIRLYIRYVDKVHILFRFRATEARDLIQRFLTENPDPNFENVVGYNNKKCWPRDSRMRLMRHDVNLGRAVFWEMKNRLPRSLTTFEWEDTFASVYSRDNPNLLFSMVGFEVRILPKSRVENDIQIRDSVWNLTNEETKERTAYAFLRVTDEDIAKFNNRIRQILMSSGSTTFTKIANKWNTALISLFTYYREAAVASENLLDTLVKCETKIQTRVKIGLNSKMPSRFPPAVFYTPKELGGLGMLSASHILIPTSDLRWSKQTDTGITHFRSGMTHQDDQLIPNIFRYIASWESEFIDSQNVWAEYAMKRQEASQQNRRLTLEDLEDRWDRGLPRINTLFQKDRHTLAYDKGHRIRTQFRQYSLAKVNPFWWTSQRHDGKLWNLNAYRTDVIQALGGIETILEHTLFKGTGFDNWEGLFWEKASGFEDSMKFKKLTNAQRSGLNQIPNRRFTLWWSPTINRANVYVGFLVQLDLTGIFLHGKIPTLKISLIQIFRAHLWQKIHESIIFDICHVLDAEMDTLQIENVNKESIHPRKSYKMNSSAADIVLHSTYKWSVSGPSLLNDSKDVMDFATANKFWLDIQLRYGDYDSHDISRYTRAKFLDYTSDGISIYPSPTGAMIGVDLAYNMYDAYGNWFPGLKPLMQQAMSKIMKANPALFVLRERIRKGLQLYQSQPQEAFLNSNNYSELFGKDVQFFIDDSNVYRVTVHKTFEGNLTTKPINGAIFIFNPRTGK
- the PRP8 gene encoding U4/U6-U5 snRNP complex component PRP8 (Component of U4/U6-U5 snRNP complex; involved in second catalytic step of splicing; participates in spliceosomal assembly through its interaction with U1 snRNA; largest and most evolutionarily conserved protein of the spliceosome; mutations in its human ortholog, PRPF8, cause Retinitis pigmentosa and missplicing in Myelodysplastic syndrome; GO_component: GO:0046540 - U4/U6 x U5 tri-snRNP complex [Evidence IDA] [PMID 10377396]; GO_component: GO:0046540 - U4/U6 x U5 tri-snRNP complex [Evidence IDA] [PMID 10449419]; GO_component: GO:0046540 - U4/U6 x U5 tri-snRNP complex [Evidence IDA] [PMID 17934474]; GO_component: GO:0005682 - U5 snRNP [Evidence IDA] [PMID 11720284]; GO_component: GO:0005682 - U5 snRNP [Evidence IDA] [PMID 11720285]; GO_component: GO:0005682 - U5 snRNP [Evidence IDA] [PMID 17934474]; GO_component: GO:0005634 - nucleus [Evidence IEA,IEA]; GO_component: GO:0005634 - nucleus [Evidence IDA] [PMID 17934474]; GO_component: GO:0005634 - nucleus [Evidence IDA] [PMID 22842922]; GO_component: GO:0030529 - ribonucleoprotein complex [Evidence IEA]; GO_component: GO:0005681 - spliceosomal complex [Evidence IEA,IEA]; GO_function: GO:0003723 - RNA binding [Evidence IEA,IEA]; GO_function: GO:0030619 - U1 snRNA binding [Evidence IDA] [PMID 23393194]; GO_function: GO:0030620 - U2 snRNA binding [Evidence IDA] [PMID 23393194]; GO_function: GO:0030623 - U5 snRNA binding [Evidence IEA]; GO_function: GO:0030623 - U5 snRNA binding [Evidence IDA] [PMID 23393194]; GO_function: GO:0030623 - U5 snRNA binding [Evidence IDA] [PMID 9848662]; GO_function: GO:0017070 - U6 snRNA binding [Evidence IEA]; GO_function: GO:0017070 - U6 snRNA binding [Evidence IDA] [PMID 23393194]; GO_function: GO:0003729 - mRNA binding [Evidence IDA] [PMID 23222640]; GO_function: GO:0003676 - nucleic acid binding [Evidence IEA]; GO_function: GO:0097157 - pre-mRNA intronic binding [Evidence IDA] [PMID 23393194]; GO_function: GO:0000386 - second spliceosomal transesterification activity [Evidence IMP] [PMID 17626844]; GO_process: GO:0008380 - RNA splicing [Evidence IEA]; GO_process: GO:0000350 - generation of catalytic spliceosome for second transesterification step [Evidence IMP] [PMID 22408182]; GO_process: GO:0000389 - mRNA 3'-splice site recognition [Evidence IMP] [PMID 10628969]; GO_process: GO:0006397 - mRNA processing [Evidence IEA]; GO_process: GO:0000398 - mRNA splicing, via spliceosome [Evidence IEA]; GO_process: GO:0000244 - spliceosomal tri-snRNP complex assembly [Evidence IMP] [PMID 17934474]; GO_process: GO:0000244 - spliceosomal tri-snRNP complex assembly [Evidence IDA] [PMID 23393194]) yields the protein MLDPLEVHMLDFPNISIRPSELQLPFQDAMKIEKLADTILKATEPKMLLYNLYDDWLIDNKTEPGTAFSRLILILRALHVNQEKAKLILRPDRSVLTEEHHLWPSFTTEQWINVENQLSDLILNDYGKKNNVNVASLTQHEIRDLILGQEIKAPSLKRQEMADIDQQRQDQQSQLTALKTKTQNVHGDEMVVVTTSNYEQESFSSKTDWRNRAIASTSINLRTKHIYVSSEDIRDDSQNYTYILPKNILKKFTQISDLRAQVGGFLYGVSPPDNPQIKEIRVIALVPQVGNANSVQLPLKLPSTGGSEPLLKGLEPLGWIHTQAQETPVLSAIDVTTQAKIMDANSGAAGGWDSNAITMTVSFTPGSVTLSAFSLKPEGYEWGSRNRDIAAINPLGYSTKFGEKCQLLLSDRINGYFLVPEDSVWNYAFMGAAWSANAAYELKIDVPLPYYHELHRPIHFTSFNDLEDNVIELDKQDVFA